A genomic window from Misgurnus anguillicaudatus unplaced genomic scaffold, ASM2758022v2 HiC_scaffold_29, whole genome shotgun sequence includes:
- the LOC141362762 gene encoding phospholipid phosphatase-related protein type 5-like isoform X2: MMAVEEKPPVKGSTSILPCFLFVELVIMAGTVLLAYYFEYTDTFPVHVQGFFCFDKAFSKPYPGPDETSNVPPVLVYSLVTAVPTVTILAGELMVFFMRSEVTQEKTIVTADCCYFSPLLRRIIRFLGVYTFGLFTTTIFANAGQVVTGNQTPHFLSACRPNYTALGCHTNLQYITERKACTGNPLLVTSARKSFPSKDAAISVYSAVYTVMYVTLVFKTKGTRLTKPTISLTLLCLAMLVGVVRVAEYRNHWADVLAGYFTGGAIAVFLVTCVINNFQQIKPPAPPARPQRPESVLGMPMVALPCVESPLEKLSGTQTPRGSSFTEIT; the protein is encoded by the exons ATGATGGCAGTCGAGGAGAAACCTCCTGTGAAGGGCAGCACCTCCATATTACCATGTTTCCTGTTTGTAGAG CTGGTGATAATGGCAGGCACCGTTCTCCTGGCGTACTACTTCGAGTACACCGACACGTTTCCCGTTCACGTCCAGGGATTCTTCTGCTTTGATAAGGCGTTCTCCAAACCCTACCCCGGACCGGATGAGACCAGTAACGTGCCACCGGTGCTGGTGTACTCTCTGGTCACGGCTGTACCTACAGTAACG ATTCTGGCCGGAGAACTGATGGTGTTTTTCATGAGGTCAGAGGTCACACAGGAGAAGACCATAGTCACCGCAGATTGCTGTTACTTCAGTCCACTTCTCAGACGCATTATACGCTTCTTAG GTGTCTATACCTTTGGCCTGTTCACCACCACCATCTTTGCCAATGCCGGTCAGGTGGTGACAGGAAATCAGACGCCTCACTTCCTGTCAGCATGCAGGCCAAATTACACAGCGCTGGGCTGCCATACAAATTTACAGTACATCACCGAGCGTAAAGCATGCACGGGAAATCCTCTGCTCGTGACGTCAGCACGCAAGTCTTTCCCATCTAAAGACGCAGCCATCAGTGTTTATTCTGCGGTCTATACAGTG ATGTATGTAACATTGGTGTTCAAAACCAAAGGGACGCGTTTGACCAAGCCCACAATCAGTTTGACCCTGCTGTGTCTGGCCATGTTAGTGGGTGTGGTCAGAGTGGCCGAATATCGCAACCACTGGGCCGATGTCCTGGCTGGATATTTCACCGGTGGAGCCATCGCTGTCTTCCTG GTGACGTGCGTGATCAACAACTTTCAGCAGATAAAACCTCCAGCCCCGCCGGCTCGACCCCAACGTCCCGAGTCTGTGCTGGGCATGCCCATGGTGGCGCTGCCCTGCGTTGAGAGTCCACTAGAAAAGTTAAGTGGCACTCAG ACTCCAAGGGGATCTTCATTCACTGAGATCACATGA
- the LOC141362762 gene encoding phospholipid phosphatase-related protein type 5-like isoform X1: MMAVEEKPPVKGSTSILPCFLFVELVIMAGTVLLAYYFEYTDTFPVHVQGFFCFDKAFSKPYPGPDETSNVPPVLVYSLVTAVPTVTILAGELMVFFMRSEVTQEKTIVTADCCYFSPLLRRIIRFLGVYTFGLFTTTIFANAGQVVTGNQTPHFLSACRPNYTALGCHTNLQYITERKACTGNPLLVTSARKSFPSKDAAISVYSAVYTVMYVTLVFKTKGTRLTKPTISLTLLCLAMLVGVVRVAEYRNHWADVLAGYFTGGAIAVFLVTCVINNFQQIKPPAPPARPQRPESVLGMPMVALPCVESPLEKLQGDLHSLRSHDHQPYRFPVPPDVLIPSRSMSSEV, encoded by the exons ATGATGGCAGTCGAGGAGAAACCTCCTGTGAAGGGCAGCACCTCCATATTACCATGTTTCCTGTTTGTAGAG CTGGTGATAATGGCAGGCACCGTTCTCCTGGCGTACTACTTCGAGTACACCGACACGTTTCCCGTTCACGTCCAGGGATTCTTCTGCTTTGATAAGGCGTTCTCCAAACCCTACCCCGGACCGGATGAGACCAGTAACGTGCCACCGGTGCTGGTGTACTCTCTGGTCACGGCTGTACCTACAGTAACG ATTCTGGCCGGAGAACTGATGGTGTTTTTCATGAGGTCAGAGGTCACACAGGAGAAGACCATAGTCACCGCAGATTGCTGTTACTTCAGTCCACTTCTCAGACGCATTATACGCTTCTTAG GTGTCTATACCTTTGGCCTGTTCACCACCACCATCTTTGCCAATGCCGGTCAGGTGGTGACAGGAAATCAGACGCCTCACTTCCTGTCAGCATGCAGGCCAAATTACACAGCGCTGGGCTGCCATACAAATTTACAGTACATCACCGAGCGTAAAGCATGCACGGGAAATCCTCTGCTCGTGACGTCAGCACGCAAGTCTTTCCCATCTAAAGACGCAGCCATCAGTGTTTATTCTGCGGTCTATACAGTG ATGTATGTAACATTGGTGTTCAAAACCAAAGGGACGCGTTTGACCAAGCCCACAATCAGTTTGACCCTGCTGTGTCTGGCCATGTTAGTGGGTGTGGTCAGAGTGGCCGAATATCGCAACCACTGGGCCGATGTCCTGGCTGGATATTTCACCGGTGGAGCCATCGCTGTCTTCCTG GTGACGTGCGTGATCAACAACTTTCAGCAGATAAAACCTCCAGCCCCGCCGGCTCGACCCCAACGTCCCGAGTCTGTGCTGGGCATGCCCATGGTGGCGCTGCCCTGCGTTGAGAGTCCACTAGAAAA ACTCCAAGGGGATCTTCATTCACTGAGATCACATGACCATCAGCCTTATCGGTTCCCCGTCCCCCCCGATGTCCTCATACCGTCTCGCTCCATGTCCAGCGAAGTCTAG